In Camelina sativa cultivar DH55 chromosome 17, Cs, whole genome shotgun sequence, the genomic stretch ATTGAcaattttttgtaagttttccTTCAATTATCAAACTGAATCTTCAAATTTTGGGAAATATTAAGAATATGTCTATTTCATAAGAAGATAATATACTTTTGGCGTGTGCCTCCCACACACTTCTTGTGGCTCTCCTTGTTTTCTTGTCTTATTCATGAAATTCTCAAATTCTTCACGCAatccttttttatataaaaaaataaaataaaaaatatctttttaatatGAGAAAATAatccttgaaaaaaaaatatagatataagaagagtgagaaaaaaaatagatataattaGTTTGTATGGATTTGGTTGCCCGTGGAGTTAATACAAGAGGCAGTAATGCATTCAtcgaatatattttttttttgcagaagaAATATTGTATGATGCGTTGAGGAATATCCGATCTTTTCAAGTTGGCGTGTGTCCCTATCCTTCATATTCGTCTCACAAATGGTTTCcacaatttcatatatatacgtttttttttcttttgttttgtcaacgTATTCCATTACATATATGATCTCTCCTATCGTTCCTAAAAGCTAAACTGgaataagtttttatttatttattattctttttaggtagaacaattataattaaatgaTTGCGTGAAGAAGTTGAGAATATCATAATTAAAGCATATCAAAGGAAAAGAAGGAGAGCCGTAAAGAAAATTGTGGAAAACACACGCCACGAAGATATTATCTTCTTCCGAAATTCGCATATTCAGCTTGATATTGGTAGTCTTGCAATTTGTTCCCAAAGTTGATGTTTTGAAATAAACAAAGGACGTTTTGTTTGGTAAAGCCACTTTACCTTTCGTCTCTTCTCTAAAATATAGATAATTCACAATTATTTTTCTAAGCAAAATATCTTGGTTAATTATAtacttagaagttagaactgCCAAATAATACTGGACTCATTTTGTATACAATTATGTGTTGACAGAATgcaatattttattgtttcatacGAGTTGGAGACGTACATGACATGCAAACTTtacctctctttttttatatacagaAAGAAAGACATGTACATACATCAATTATTGAAAGTTAGATTTCACGCAATTCCACCAATTACTATTTACTATTTCACGTAATTCCACCGATTAAAGTAACATACTGtaattaatacaatatatagCTCATTTCTATCATATTTGGATCTCTCATCCATGTTCACACGATCGGAGTttcaaatactataaacaattTTCAGAACTCTAAAAATGTAATCTCTCATAacctaattaaataaatgatactTTAATTTAAAACGATGTAGTCtagtttttgaatttataataataagatatatttttttattgttatcctaattaaaaagaaaaaaatcaacaacGCAAGTGTTTTATTTGAAATTGAATAATGAAATGTTAAAATAACAAGATTCTTTTTGAGCTGATATGGATCCCACCTCACTGCCAATAAATAGCCATCCCTCCAAACAGTTCACCAccagagaaacacaaaaaacatatataaaaaaaaaaaaaagaccaacaATAACCTCATCGTAGTGTCTACATGGGTTGCCAAGACGAACAATTGGTGAAAACTATATGCGACCTCTACGAGAAGATCTCGAAGCTCGAGAGTCTAAAACCATCTGAAGATGTTAACATTCTCTTCAAGCAGCTCGTGTCCACATGCATCCCACCTAACCCTAGCATCGACGTAACCAAGATGAGTGACACAGTCCAAGAGATTCGACTTAACCTCATCAAGATCTGCGGCGAAGCCGAAGGTCACTTAGAACATCATTTCTCTTCCATCTTGACCTCTTTCCAAGACAACCCACTTAACCATTTAAACATTTTCCCTTACTACAACAACTATCTCAAACTTGGAAAGCTCGAATTCGACCTCCTCACGCAAAACCTAAATGGTTTTGTTCCAAAAAATGTGGCTTTCATTGGATCTGGTCCCCTCCCTCTCACTTCAATCGTTCTTGCTTCATCCCATCTCAAAGACACAATCTTTCACAACTTTGATATCGACCCATCAGCGAACTCACTCGCTTCTCAACTGGTTTCCTCTGATCCAGACATATCTCAACGCATGTTCTTCCACACCGTTGATATAATGGATGTGAAAGAGAGCTTGAAGAGCTTCGATGTCGTGTTTTTAGCTGCTCTTGTAGGAATGAACAAAGAGGATAAAGTTAAAGTGATCGAGCATCTGCAGAAACACATGGATCCAGGTGCTGTGCTCATGCTGAGGAGTGCTCATGGCCTGAGAGCGTTTCTTTATCCGATCGTTGAGCCGTGTGATCTTCAAGGGTTCGAGGTTTTGTCTATTTATCACCCGACagatgatgttatcaactccgtGGTGATCTCAAAAAAGCTTCCTATTGTTTCAACTGGGAATGTCGTCGTTGGTGGACCGTCATGCTTGCTCCAGCCGTGCAACTGTTCCAAGATCCACGCGATaatgagcaagaagaagaacatgatgATCGAAGAGTTTGGAGCGAGGGAGGAACAGTTGTCTTAAGATCAGGACGTTTCTTGTTtcttaatagtatagatgtatctttggaagcttcttcttctagttaTGATTTGTGTCTCTGTGTTGTGTGTGTTGGTGTCTTTCCTCAAttggtctttgtttttttttttttttctttctatttttataaaataaccgCAGCCATCGGACCAATCTAGGCCCAGTAGGTTTGTAAATAAGCCctcaaattaaaaagattaaatatatataaaagggcCAGATCTAAACAAAATGGCCCAAACTAAAGTgcaaaataacattattaaaaTTGTAAGGCCCGACCCGTTTCCATATGTTTCTTGAGTAAAGGACCTTGTTGATACTTTTGGTCGAATCGTGAAGATACAAAACATCAgatcgtgagagagagagagagaggagccaTTCGAGTTTCTGAGAAGATGACTGTAAGTCGGATCATTCTTTCAACTGCTCAtgtattattttacttttctgGGTTTTAATGACTTTGATTGTGTGTTTGTCCTGTACAGTTTACGATTCCGATTGAGAACGGGAATGGAGTGAAGGACGCTGAGGCTGATTCCCAAAGAACATTGTAAAACCTCTATTCTTATTAGGGTTCTTTGAATATGAGAAAATAATTTGGGATTtggtttacatatttttaaggGTTGTtaaaaagatatgatttttgttaGGTACCCGTATGTTACTGGAACATCAGTGGTAGCTATCAAGTACAAAGATGGGATTTTAATGGCTTCTGATATGGGAGGTATGATTCTCTCTACCTAGTTTCAGCTCTCTACTTGTCTTTTGGATAGTTCAAACTTATTGTCGTTACTTGCTTGGTAGATAAAGCAATTTACTCTTTTAGGCTTTGCTTTTATGCATGCTTCATTGTTCACAAGAGTGCTGGCTATATAGATATTAGTGCAATTAATCCGGAGTCAGgttgtgtaaaatatatacgATCTTGGTGCTTGTTGTATAACACTAGTTTCATCTTACTCAGTGTTTAGTCtttataagtattttttggTGAGAGATATTTGAGTGCTCAAGTTTGGTAGTGAAACCGGCATTATAGCTTCTTTGATCAATTTGAGTGTCGCATCCAGCACTCTACTATCTCTGTCTCTTAAACTACCCTGGTCATTTATTATAAGATAGAGGAAATTGCTTACTGGGAAATAGGAATCAATGGTTATCATCAGTAACATCTACTTTATCATAGCAAGAGAAAAAGGCTTTAATATAGTTGCATTTCTTATAACCTTAACCCTCCAATATGAAATAGTGTTTAAGACTTTGTATGCCGGAAATTTACTGATTGAGTCACCTATTTGGATAATATATCTTAAGTATGCCTCGTTATTTCCTGGGTTTTTGGTTCTAGAGAATGGTGAGACTGTTATTTTAAAACAAGCTCAAACTTTTGCTGATCTGCAGGTTCATATGGATCCACCTTAAGGTACAAGAAC encodes the following:
- the LOC104755112 gene encoding nicotianamine synthase 3-like — translated: MGCQDEQLVKTICDLYEKISKLESLKPSEDVNILFKQLVSTCIPPNPSIDVTKMSDTVQEIRLNLIKICGEAEGHLEHHFSSILTSFQDNPLNHLNIFPYYNNYLKLGKLEFDLLTQNLNGFVPKNVAFIGSGPLPLTSIVLASSHLKDTIFHNFDIDPSANSLASQLVSSDPDISQRMFFHTVDIMDVKESLKSFDVVFLAALVGMNKEDKVKVIEHLQKHMDPGAVLMLRSAHGLRAFLYPIVEPCDLQGFEVLSIYHPTDDVINSVVISKKLPIVSTGNVVVGGPSCLLQPCNCSKIHAIMSKKKNMMIEEFGAREEQLS